The genomic interval AGGAGCAGTTCCTCAAGGCGGAGATCGACGACAAGGTTCCCGCGCCGACCGAGGAGAAGATCAAGGAGGTCTTCGACGGCGCCAAGGGCCAGCTGCCCCCCGGCTCGACGTATGAGCAGATGAAGCCGCAGATTGTCGACTTCCTCACGCAGCAGCCCAAGCAGGAGCGCGCTCAGGCCCTCTTCGCGGAGCTGCGCAAGAACGCCAACGTGCAGATCACCCTGCCGGAGCCGCCGCGTCCGCCGGCCGAGCGCAAGCAGGTGGCCGCCACGGGCCCGTCGAAGGGCGCGGACAACGCCCCCATCACCATCGTTGAGTTCAGCGACTTCCAGTGCCCGTTCTGCAGCCGCGCCAACGCGTCCGTGGACCAGGTCATGAAGGAGTACGAGGGCAAGGTGAAGCTGGTGTTCCGCCAGTTCCCGCTCGACTTCCACAAGGAGGCGCAGAAGGCCGCCGAGGCGTCGCTGTGCGCCGCGGACCAGGGCAAGTTCTGGGAGATGCACGACAAGCTGTTCGCCAGCCAGAGCGCGCTCCAGGTCGAGCACCTGAAGACCTACGCGGGTGAGCTGGGCCTGGACAAGGCGAAGTTCGACAAGTGCCTGGACTCCGGTGAGAAGGCGGCCACGGTGAAGAGCGACATGGCGGACGGCCAGAAGGTGGGCGTCACGGGCACGCCGGCGTTCTTCATCAACGGCATCATGCTCTCCGGCGCGCAGCCCCCCGAGGAGTTCAAGAGCATCATCGACGCCGAGCTGAAGGCGCCGGCGCAGAAGTAGTTCGGCAACCCAGGGAGGACACGGGCGGTGGCCCAGAAACCCAAGGCCACGCCCCGCGTCGGTGGCG from Myxococcus stipitatus carries:
- a CDS encoding thioredoxin domain-containing protein; protein product: MPMRPTPVILAALLAASFTAGCNKEKAPATAQAPAAAQATPGEPSPETVVATFGDGQKITYKELNERIQEPLANLEKQKFQLRKRGIEGMVTEKLVDAEAKKRGMTQEQFLKAEIDDKVPAPTEEKIKEVFDGAKGQLPPGSTYEQMKPQIVDFLTQQPKQERAQALFAELRKNANVQITLPEPPRPPAERKQVAATGPSKGADNAPITIVEFSDFQCPFCSRANASVDQVMKEYEGKVKLVFRQFPLDFHKEAQKAAEASLCAADQGKFWEMHDKLFASQSALQVEHLKTYAGELGLDKAKFDKCLDSGEKAATVKSDMADGQKVGVTGTPAFFINGIMLSGAQPPEEFKSIIDAELKAPAQK